ctctctctctctgtgactatcataaataaataaaaataaataaataaataaataaataaataaataaataaataaataataaaaaagggacAGTTGGGGGAACGGGGCCTGGCTCAGCAGATGGCCCCAACTCTCAGGGGCTCTGCTGGACTCAGGCCAGCTACAGGAGGGAGGCAagccagagcagagggaggagcagctgcAGGCAGGGGGCTGACCTCTGAATGCTGCTGTGGGCCATGAGCGTCCTGATCCAGTTGAAATATGCACTGATGTTGGTGTAGACGCCAGGCCGGTTGGGCCTACCACAGCCGGATCCCCAGCTCACGATTCCAACCTGAATCCACAGCCCTCTCTTCTCACAGGCCAAGGGTCCGCCTGAGTCACCTGGGGGAGCAGTGCAGATgagccaggcctggggtggggccggAGGGGCCAGTGGAGAAGTGGGGCCAGTAGGAGGGACTGTGGAGCTGGGCAGACTGGGTGCAaaccctaccccccaccccggaAGTGAACAAGCCTCAGTTTCTACGTCTGCAAAGTGGGGCAATAGTCtctgtctgccccccccccccattttcagGTGAGGATAAAAGGAGGTACAATTAATGCAAAACAATGCTTGTCTCCCAGCCTGGATAACTAAGGCCTTCTGctttttctcacaaataaatgctAAGGGGGGTTGATGAGCATCACAGTGGTTGCTCCCAGGCTCCAGGTCCGGAGGGGTGGTGCCTGGTTCCAGCAAGGCGCTGTTGGGGCTGGAGCACTCACTCTACAGGCATCACGGCTACCATCCTCGGAGCCAGCACAAATCATGTCATTGAGGTTGTAACTGAGGATGCTGGGCTGTTGGAACAGGTAGTCACACCTGGAGTTGTTTATGATAGAGACCTGCACTTCCTGGAGATTCTAAGGAGGCGGTAGAGCTGCCAAGGGTTGggggtgacagagagagagagagacggcgACTTTAGCCTTTAGCCCTTCCTCTGCCATCTGGGACAGGGGTGAAGTCCCTGGGGAACCCACAGAGCCGGGGACATCACTCTCGAGGACTCTTCTGTGCCAGCCCAGCACCCTGCTCATGGTGGGTGATGAATAACATCGCAGAAGGATCCAATGGATGGACAGCTGACACTCGGTTTCCCTCTCTGTAGAAGGGAGATGACAGCCCCTGCCTGAACCACTGGGGAGGTCCCTTAGCCACAGCATGCAcagggctgcagggggtggggtatAAACACACTGAGGCGGTTTAGGATTAATATACTACACCTGCAGCATCCAGCTTGAAAATGCCACGGATTTGTTAAAAGATATGAATCTATATCCAGAAGAAGCTGAACAATCTCCAAATAGGATAAACAGAACGAAATCCACACTGAGATATATTTTCATCAAACTATCAAAAGATGagggtagggatgcctgggtagctcaactggttaagcatctgcctttaactcaggtcatgatcccagggccatgggatcgagccctgcatcgcgctctctgctcagtggggggcctgcctctacctctccctctgcctgtttttcagcctatctgtgctctctctctttctgtcaaataaataaataaaatatttaagtaaaaataagtaaaggccTTGAATAGTCATTTATCTAGGAAAGATCTACATAtagccaaaaagcacatgaaaagatgctcagtattaCTGTcatattagggaaatgcaaatcaaacccacaatgaggtaccacttcacatccactagtatggaaaaaaatggaaataacaagtattgagaAGAAGAGAAATTCTAACCCTCATTCATTGTTGATggcaatgtaaaatggtgcagctattGTGGAATGCTGCTTcttggttcctcaaaaagttaaatatggaaTTACCACATGATTCAGCAGTtgtactcctaggtatatacacaaaagaaaagaaaagaggtatttagggacgcctgggtggctcagtggttgagcgtctgctttcagctcagggagtgatcctggaattctgggatcaagtcccacatcaggctccctgcatggagtccgcttctccctctgcctgtgtctccgcctctctctgtctgtgtgtctcaagaacaaataaagaaaaccttaaaaaaaaaaaaaaaaggaacgaaATTCCGACATGTACTATAACATGGACAAATTTTGAAAACACTGCATTAAATGAAAGTAACCAAAGGGCCACAGAGTGTATGaatccatttacatgaaatagccagaatagataaatccataaGGACAAAAAGCTTGTTAGTGGCTGCCAAAGGCCGGAAGGAAAGGGTAAGACATGGTCACTGCTCACTGATTGTCAGGTCTCCTTGGGGAGCGATGGAAATGTTGTGAGACTTGACAACGTTGATGGTTATACACCATGAATGTATTAAATTGCACagttgcacatttttaaatggtgaattttatgtgttGTGAgttaaatctgaaataaaaaaaccccaaaacacctGAGACCTTTCTGACAAGCCCACCCCCAAAATTACCAagcccctgcagcctggggagtgTAGCCCCGGTCCAGCCGGCCTCCCTCTCACTGGGACTTCTGGCTCACAGTGTCTGGATGGGAGAAGGAACCGGGTGCAGGGACAGGAAGTCTGGTCCTttcagggggagcagcagcagacaGCCGGGGAGCAGACAATGCTAAGCTGCCCCCAGGAGGGACCCAGCTGCGCACAGACCCAGGTGGGGGCTGCTGAAGCTGGTGTGGGTGGAACAGATGGTGGAACATAAGACCCCCTGTGCACCTCTCACTTGCCCCCAGCCTCACCCTGATTTTCCTGGATGTCCCCCCAGCCAGTCACCCAGCAGTTGGTCTGGTTCTGGAACTTGGAGGAGGAGATCATAACACAGATGGGCTGGATATACTTATTGTAGGTGACAGAAGAGGACAGCTTCAGCAGGGCGATGTCGTTGAGTGAAGTCCCCTCAAATTGGGGGTATATGATAATATCCTTCACCCTGTAACGATGGTAGAAGGTCCACAGTTTCCAGTAATGTGGCCTAGAAGACAGCTCACCAATATGGGCCGTCCATTTTAAGGGATCACTGTGCCTGGCAAGGGAGGAAAGAGCAGTTATGAGTCCTTAGAGAACGGAGGGCCACCTGAGCACACCTGGGGCTCACTTCCTGAGGGGAGACTGCTTCAGGTGCTACTAGGGTGCACCCTGGACAACAACAACAGAGTTCCTTTCATGGCCTGAAGTGTCCAGTGCAGAAATGATGACGGCCCAGAGAAGATAGTCCAAAGTCCTAGAATCTGAGGCCTCTGGGGACATGGAGGTGAGGCAGCCGGGTGCCTCCCCTGGGGCTTGATGTGGCCCCTCAACCAGCCTGTTACCTCCCACCACTGTCCTAAAAAACAATGAACGGATGCACAggaccaaagctggtggcatccaAGTAGCTGCCTCCACCCGGGGCCACaggccaggctctgtgcccagcacttaCCCACCTCCTTCCACCTCCTGGTACACCTCCGTGGGGAGGTGGGATGAGGAAGGGGATGGCGGCGCTGCTACTTGGGGAGAAAAGCCAGAAAAGCATGACACAAAAGTGTGTGTGAATGTTCTGAAGAACATTCTAGAAGATGGAGAACAGGGTTTTCCTCACGTGGCtgcagcctggcctggggctgaggGGCACCCCAGCGGGTGGAACCGGGCCCCCACCTCCGACTCACTTGAGGAAGCAGTGCATGGCCTTGAGCACCCGGCAGCTGAGCAGGCTTGCCCCGCAGTGCTGGTGCCTCCCCCGGAGCTGGCTGCCCTGCCAGGGCCATTGCCCCGGCTCCAAGTCCTTTCCACCCACCACGTGCGCAGCTGGATTTTGTGGAAGCCGCAGGGCCCTGCGACGGACAGGCGGACAGATGGACAGCGGCTGAGCCCGCGGGCGCGAAGGGCAGGGGCTCCCGGGACGGCGGGAGTCGGGGGTCTCGGGGCGGGGGCCTCCCGGGGCCTGGGGACCCTCCCCGCGTGGTCCGCgccggctccccccccccccccccccccccccccgcccccggcccggcagTTACACGTGAGCAACGACGAGTTCTCGAAACCTGGGCGGGGGAAGAGGAGACGGTGAGGCGTCCCCGCGCTCGgtggtcgggggtggggggtcagggcCCGCGGGCAGCTCGTCCCACATCCCGGTGCCTTACCTGCGAACAGCTGGTCGAGGTCCTGAAACTCTGGGGGAGGTGCGGGGGGCGGGTGAGCTCAGCCCCGCCAGCACGCCCCCCACCTgcagggcccccgccccccccccgcaagacccccgccccccctcgACGCCCGCCCGCCCCCACGAGCTCAGCTTGCACCAGCAGCGCCGCCAGCGCCAGCAGCAGCGCCCCGACGTGCGCGCCCATGAcctcctctccagcctcctgcGCCGCCTCCGCTTCTGCCCGctgggggggcccggggcggccccTGGGGGAGAGGGAGCGCCCGCCACGCCGCCCGCGCCTGCCCCCAGCCGGACCtctgggggtgcgggggtgcagCCGATGTCCTCCCGGTGCCGGCTTGGCCCTTCCTTCCCCTCGGGCAGTTGCCCCCAGCCACAGCGCGCGCCCCAAAGGTCCTGCCTGCggcgaccccggggtcctggcGGCCCCCGCCCACCCCCTCCTGCGGGAAGGGCCGGGCTGGCCCACAGCCGGGTCCCCGGGACTCCCGTGGGAACACAGGAACAAGTCCTCCTGAGGGCGCGCTCAGCCGGGCGGTATGGGGCCGAGCCAGGAAAAGAAGATCCGTTTCTTTGTTGGGGGAGATGATGGCGTCAGGTGtagcccctccctgagcccacgCCGGGCTGCTCCCGCccaacccaggctgcccccagcccccttcctcttcctcctcctcttcctccgaGGTAAATTTTGGAGTTGAAACCTCAAGGCGGTTTCACGGACACCATGAGGTCCTCCATCCCAGCGTCCCTGTAACCAGTGACTCCCTCAATGCGCCTTGGAGTGTGGGGGGTTGTGCCCTCTCGATGGCCCTCTCGGTGTCCTGAGCATTAGCGCGGATGGGGGAGGATTTGCAAAGCGATTGCCTTCTGAGGTCTGCCCAGCCAGAGGAGAGCCAGTGTGGGCTTGCGGGAGTCTCCCTCGGTGTGCACTAGTGGGAGCCCTGCCCCACAACGCCCCAGGGGTGAGTGGCCAAGGGATCAGGTGCTAGAGGCAGCAGCAGCCAGAGCGCGGTCCCTACCTGGAGGAGCAGGCGAGAGAGGTCCTCAGGGTGTCCTTGACCCAGGGCACCTTGAAGGAGATGCCTGTGAGAGGCACTCGGTGCTTGGTGACCTTGGAACCTTCTCCAGACCATGAAGCTGGCCCCCTTGGCTTCACACACTGGCGTGCTCACCCCCATCACCTGCAGAGTGAGGGGCTCAGGCAGGTGGACTCGGGACAGATGGGGCGTGTGGGAGGCCATGGTTGGGTAGGGACTGGGTCCCCAGGCATGGCAAGGGGGCAAGATTTTTCCCTAAAGTGGTCCCCCGGTGTGGCCTTTGGCACCACAGCACTTGTAACCTGCTAGTGTCCTGTGAGCTCCTACGGTCTGGGCCAAGTGTGGCACGTTGGTTGCCGGCGACACCGTGCCAGCCACCACATCCTGAAGCTGTTCGGGGAGCTGCGGCCCAGAGGGTCGCTCAAGCCGAGGTCTTGCCACAAAGGGTCCAGGCTCCCGCAGCCCACAACAGCCCCTCTGACCACCTCTCCCttgccccccagcaccccccagcaccccccccaagctgtcttttcctcttcctcctgaaCTCCAAGCTTGCTTCAGGGGGGGCGGGCTCTCCCTGCCGACTCCTCTCCCGAGGCTGCTCCACAGCCCGTCCAGTCTTGTGCTAAGGTGACCCCTCAGCAAAGCTTGCCCGGCCCCCCTCCCATCTCCAGCAAGCTCCATGCCCCAGGCCCCCCCAAGAAGTCAGCCATATCCAAAATGATCTCATTCGGTCACATGTGCACCTGGCCGTGGACTGCCCCCACATGACAAGCTATGTGGAATTAAGGGTGGAcggagaggcaaggaaggaagggggaaggagaaaaggtagaagagaaggagggaggcagagcatctcccagggtggggggctctgGCCCTGGCGGGCCCCATCGCAGCCATCCCAGAGGGCCCTCCAGGTATCCTGGCCCAGGAGGAGCAGTGTGGAGgagcacggggggcgggggggggcaggaggtggcCCCTCCAAGCTCCTTAGGGGACGTCAGCTCTTGGGGATCCTCAGACAGGGTGCGCAAGGCTCAGGGAGGTCACTGAGATCCCTCCAGGTGGGTGAGGAGGTAGCATGTCCTCCTCTCCCTCATCTGTGCCACCACACTCGGCTGCCACCCCTCGAGGTGCCCACAGACGGTGGACGGCAGCAGCTGGAGCTCATGTCTGTGCTTACTTGTGCTCACCCTCCCCCTGGTGTGCCCGGCTGGCTACCCAGCACACTGCTCTGGCTGGCACATGTTGGATACGAGCAGCATCTGGGGCCTGGGGGGCGTGGTGACAGCAGCGATGACCCTGGTGTCAGCCCGTAGCTGCGGTCTGAGTGCCAGATGACCACGGAGATCCTGCACATGCTTGTCTCCCACAGGGCGGGCTGCGGTGTGGGGCTCACGCTCTAACAGTTGGGGCTCCAGGCTCGTGGCCGTCCTTAGCCACCGCCCCCATCCTGCCTGCACAGCTGCTCCCCGCCGCCCAGAGAGgcccgggggctggggctgggggtcctCAGCTACCTGGCCACCAGGAGACAGCCCTGACG
This DNA window, taken from Canis lupus familiaris isolate Mischka breed German Shepherd chromosome 6, alternate assembly UU_Cfam_GSD_1.0, whole genome shotgun sequence, encodes the following:
- the LOC106558941 gene encoding testisin-like, with product MWDELPAGPDPPPPTTERGDASPSPLPPPRFRELVVAHVALRLPQNPAAHVVGGKDLEPGQWPWQGSQLRGRHQHCGASLLSCRVLKAMHCFLKHSDPLKWTAHIGELSSRPHYWKLWTFYHRYRVKDIIIYPQFEGTSLNDIALLKLSSSVTYNKYIQPICVMISSSKFQNQTNCWVTGWGDIQENQALPPP